DNA sequence from the Sulfurimonas sp. genome:
AGTAAAATCAACACCGTTTATGATATCGCCGCGATATGCATCAAGCGTTATGCCGTCAATCGTTTCGGTATTGCTTGAGCGAGGTTTTGCGAACTGACCGCCCAAACGACCTACTTTTACGACCGGAAGCCCGCCCGCGTATGTCATAACTACCGCCATTTGGAGAACCGCTTTGAAGGTATCGCGAATATTGTGCGCATGAAACTCGCTAAAACTCTCGGCGCAATCTCCGCCTTGAAGCAAAAATGCTTTGCCTTCTACAACATTAGCCAGTTGACTCTTAAGCGAACGCGCTTCCCCGGCAAAAACAAGCGGCGGATAGTTTCTTAATTCAGCCAAAACTTTATTTAATTCATTTTCGTTTGGATAAGTCGGTTGTTGCACTATAGGCTTTTCTCTCCAACTTGACGGACTCCAAATACTCATAATAAAACCTTTTTAAATTATCTATTTTTTGTGATTATACATTACGGTACCTAAAATAGGACTGATTAAGGGATTTAAAGTTGAAAAACGGTATAAAAGCTATTTTTTATGCTTAAAAATGTATAATGCAAAATATTTTTTTACGGATTATATATTATGCAAAAAAACGATTTAAAAGCACTTATAGAAGAGATTTATGAAAACCTCCTCGAGCGCATTGATGCAGATGAAAATGCAACAAAAGGGCAAGTTGTCAACTATCTAAAAGATGCTATTGATATCGTTTCAAATATTAACGATAAAGATATCGACTCCATTGAGCACGCAAAAGCGGCTTTTAGCAATTCATACAAAGAGCTTGTAAGCCAAAGTTTAAGTTCATATAAAAGCACTAATCAAAAATTTGGAGAGTTGACACAACTCAATGAACAGACACTGCAAAAGTGCAATAACAAACAAATTGATTTGGAAACTTTGACGACTAAATTTAGCGAGATTCAAACTCATATGACCGACGAAGTGAAAAAAGCAAATCAAATTATCTCAGAGCTATCGGAAAAAGTCAGAACGCTGGAAGAAACCACAAATTTAGACCCGCTTACAAAAGTTTTTAACAGAAGAGCCTTAATATCATATCTTAACGGCGTATGCTCAAATAAAAACATACCGTACAGTCTGCATGTGCTAATGCTTGACATAGACCATTTTAAAGCAATAAACGATACCTACGGGCATATAGCCGGCGATAAAATTTTAATTTTTATTTCTAATATCCTTAGAAAAACACTCAGAGACGGAGATAAAATCTTTAGGTTTGGCGGAGAAGAGTTTACGGTTATACTAAATCGCAACAATGATGAAGACAGCGAAGCAATCGCAAATAGAATTTTAAAACTGATTTGTTCAAACAAACTGGTTTATATGGGTGAAAATATATCCGTTACGGCAAGTATCGGGATGACTAAATTTGTTGAAAACGATACGCCGGACACACTCCTCTCCAGAGCGGACAAAGCTCTTTACGCTTCTAAACATAATGGCAAAAACATGGTCTCTAAGGTAATGAAATAATGGCACTTAGTTATTTTGATATCGTAGTTTCTATTATCATTCTTTTTTTGGGACTAAAAGGAATTATAAACGGCTTTTTCAAAGAGTTGTTTGGTCTTTTAGGTATTATCGGCGGTATTTTTATAGCTTCTAGAGTAGGCGAAAATGTAGGTAAACTTGTAAGCGACTCTATTTTTAAACTTCAAAGCAGCGCAGCCGTCAGTTTTACGGGCTTTTTGATTACACTTGCACTTTTTTGGCTCTTTATGGTCGGAGTAGGAGCGCTGTTTAAAAAACTTAGTTCCGTAAGCGGTCTCGGTGTTTTTGATAAAACTTTAGGTTTTATCTTTAGTGCAAGTAAATTTTTTCTTATCGCCTCTGTAATTGCGTATGCGGCTTATAATGTTAAAGCCGTAAAAACAAACATCGACCAAATGATGAAAAACAGTATCGTATTTCCTATGCTGGTTAAAATCGGAAGCGTTATTATGAAACTTGATGCCATTGAAATTTCCCAAGACCTCAATAAGAGTATAAATAAAAGTACGGAGATGATGCAAGAGAACATAAGTGAAACTCTGCAAAACTCAACACTAAAAACCTTAGAAGAGACAAAAAAAATATTAAATGAAACCGTAGAGCAAAACACACCTAATAAAGAGAGTAGATAATATGTCTGAAATTACAACCGATTTCAATTATAAAACAGTTGCATATAAACAATTACTTAATAACTTTAAAGAGCTGCTTAAAAAAAACAATCTAAAGTTTACAATTCAAAGAGAAGTAATACTTGAAACGCTCTACAATTCCGATGAACACTTAACGCCGGAATCTCTTCATAATCTCATACAGGAGAAATTTCCCGACTTAAAAACAGGAATTGCAACAGTATATAGAACGCTATCGCTCTTAGAAGAGTCGGATATGGTCACATCTCTCTCTTTCGGTGCGCAAGGAAAGAAGTATGAACTCGGTGCAAAACATCATCATGATCACTTTATCTGCACCGTATGCGGAAGCATAACCGAGTTTGTTGATGGACAGATAGAAGCGAGACAACATAAAATTGCAAAGGAGTTAGGTTTTAATATGCAAGATCACTCTATGCAAATTTACGGGATTTGCAAAAATTGCCAAAACTAGCAAATGCGGTTACGAAGTAAAGTTTCCGTGAAAAAAAATAAAGGAAAAACTATTGGTTTTTGATAATAAATTTATACAACAAAGAATTGAAAAAGCAGAACTTCTAAGAAAAGAAGGGATTAATCCATATTCTAACAACTCTAAAAGAAATACGACAATTGAAAAATTTTTAAATGTAAACTCCGATATTATTAATAAAGAGAACAAAAGAGACGAAAATCGCCACTATACTTTAAGCGGTCGTATAAAACTATTTAGAATTATGGGAAAAGCCAGTTTTATTCAAATCGAAGATGAGAGCGGAGTGCTTCAAGTCTATGTAGCAAGAGACCATCTTAAAGAAGACTTCTATAATGAGACTTTTAAAAAAAATATAGAAGTCGGAGATATCGTAGAAGTTAGCGGATACCCTTTTGTAACCGGTCAAGGCGAGTTATCTCTGCATGCGGATGAACTAAGACTTTTAACAAAAGCTATATCACCGTTGCCTGAAAAATTTCACGGTATAACGGATAAAGAGACAAGATACAGAAAAAGATATCTCGACCTTATAATGAACGCGGATGTCCGTAAAACATTCAAAATTCGTTCAAAAGTCATCTCTCTGACTCGCCGTTTCTTTGAAGACAAAGGCTTTTTAGAAGTTGAAACTCCTATGATGCATCCGATAGCCGGCGGTGCAAACGCTAAACCGTTTATTACCCATCACAACGCGCTTGGCATCGACAGATACTTGCGAATCGCTCCTGAACTCTATCTAAAAAGACTTATTGTCGGTGGTTTTGAAGCTGTTTTTGAGATAAACCGCAACTTTAGAAATGAGGGCATGGACGCTACTCACAACCCTGAGTTTACCTCTATAGAGTTCTACTGGGCATACAAAACATACAAAGATTTGATTGAAATCACAAAAGAGTATTTTAGATATCTATTTGACCACTTAAATCTGCCTACACAGCTTCCTTACGGAGATATGGAAGTCGATTTTAGCCGCTTTAGCGAAGTACCTCTTATCGAGTCTCTCACTACTATCGGCGGAGTTCCGCAAGATATAGTCAACGACAAAGAGAAGATAGTTGCATTTTTAAAGAGCAAAAATATTCAGGTAAAAAACGGTCTAAATTTAGGTCAACTTCAAGGTGAACTATTTGACGAGTTTGTTGAAGAGAAACTTATAAATCCTACTTTTATTACAGAGTATCCGGTTGAAATCTCTCCGCTTGCAAGAAGAAGCGACAAAAATCCGGCTATTACAGAGAGATTTGAGCTTTTCATTGCAGGACGCGAAATTGCCAACGCTTTTAGCGAGTTGAATGACCCAATTGATCAGCTACAAAGATTTGAAGCTCAAGGTGCAGCTAAAGAGAACGGTGACGATGAAGCGCATGAAATGGATTTGGATTTTATAGAGGCACTTAGCTACGGCATGGCTCCGACAGCCGGTCAAGGTATAGGCATAGACAGACTTGTAATGCTGCTCACAAACGAGCACTCAATCAGAGATGTTCTGCTCTTCCCTGCTATGAAACCACTACACAACGAAGAGAAAAACGAAGAAAACGAGTAGCTAAAGGAATGATTTCTTTTTACATCTTATCTGACACAAATGTGTCAAGCTTTAGTGCCAAAGCGGCTAGCGTAGCTAAAGGAATTACTTCCTTTTGCGTTTTAAATTAAATAAAAGGATAGAAAATGGGTTTTTTACAAGATTACGATAAAGAAATTTTCGATTTATGCGAAAAAGAGCTGGAGAGACAAACCGACCACTTAGAGATGATTGCATCTGAGAACTTTACGCTTCCGGCTGTTATGGAAGCAATGGGATCAGTTTTTACAAACAAGTATGCAGAGGGTTATCCGGGTAAGAGATACTACGGCGGTTGTGAATATGCAGACGGCGTTGAGCAGTTGGCGATTGACAGAGCGTGCAAGCTGTTTGGATGTAACTTTGCAAATGTTCAGCCTCACTCAGGAAGCCAAGCAAATGCAGCAGTTTATGCGGCACTTTTAAATGCAGGCGACAAGCTTTTAGGAATGGATCTTAGCCACGGCGGTCACTTGACACATGGTTCTAAGCCAAGCTTTTCAGGAAAAAACTACCACTCTTTTACTTACGGTGTAGAGCTTGACGGTCGTATGAACTATGACAAAATCATGGAAATCGCAAAAGCGGTACAGCCAAAAATTATCGTTTGCGGTGCTTCTGCTTACGCTAGAGAGATAGATTTTGCAAAATTCCGTGAGATTGCCGATGCGGTTGGAGCAATTTTATTTGCCGACATTGCCCATGTTGCAGGTCTTGTTGCAGCGGGAGAGCATCCTAGTCCATTCCCTCATGCACATGTTGTTACAACTACAACACACAAAACTCTTGCAGGTCCAAGAGGCGGTATGATTATGACAAACGACGAGGAGATGGCAAAAAAACTTAACTCTGCCATCTTCCCGGGTATCCAAGGCGGGCCGCTTGTTCATGTTATCGCCGCAAAAGCAGTAGGTTTCAAGTACAACCTCTCTCCTGAGTGGAAAGAGTACGCTAAACAGGTAAAAGCAAATGCAAGAGTGTTAGGCGAAGTTCTTGTTAAAAGAGGCTATGAGCTTGTAAGCGGCGGAACAGATAACCATCTTATTCTTCTTTCTTTCATCAACCGTGATTTTTCAGGTAAAGATGCAGATATTGCTCTTGGCAATGCGGGCATTACCGTAAACAAAAACACTGTTCCCGGTGAGACGAGAAGCCCGTTTGTGACTTCAGGTATCCGTATCGGAAGCCCTGCGCTTACAAGCAGAGGTATGAAAGAAAAAGAGTTTGAATTTATTGCAAATAAAATTGCCGATGTTCTTGATGATATCAACAATACTGAGCTGCAAGCAAATATCAAAAAAGAGTTAAAAGCATTGGCTCAAAACTTTGTAATATACAATCAATCAACATATTAAGGATAGATAAATGACGGCGATGGATTTAAAACTTATAAAAATGCTAACGGATCACTACTGGATTAAAAAAGACGAAGTAGTCAATAAAATAGTTTTTAAGGGTCGTACATTTTATAATAAGTTTGAAAAAGTAAATTCAACACTATCGCAAAGCGTCATAAACCAGCATACAAAGGGTGAGATAACCGTAGCTCACTCTTTGATCAACAAACTCGGCAAAGTCGAAAATATAGTAATCGACTACAACGGAAGGGATCCTGAGCGTTTTTACCACAAGACTCAACTTCTTCTTCGTGAAGAGGGTTTTATAAACTTTACCGCTTTTAAAACGAAAACAGAGGGTCATCTTCATGTTTACATACACAAAGGGCATACTACTCTTCAAGAAGCCATACAACTCGGAAAAATGATAAGCATGAAACTAGCGGCAAAACAGCCTAAACAGTGGAGAATGTTTCCAAACGACGAAATGCCCGAAGAGTACAATATACTGACTCTTCCGTATGAAGTTTATTCTAAAGAGCGAGGTGCTTCTTGGTCAAAGCACATGTAGTGCTTCTTAAAAAAAACATATGTAAATAAGTTTTTGGTATTATTATAAACTAAGAGTTAAGAAGGAGAAGTTATGGAAGAAGAAAAAAATCAGCTTAATGATATTATTTTAAACAAAAACAGCTCATCTGCCGGAAATAAAAAAATTATTTTGGCAGTTGCGACTTTAGGTATTATTTTAATTATTGTCGTGATGCTTATGAATTCACTTGCATCAAGCGGCACTAAAAATCTACCTCAAGCAGCGCTTCCTCCTGAGCCTCAAAAAGAGATTATAGCCGGGAATAACGAACCTCTTTTTGAAGAAGTAAAAGTCGTTCAAGAAGGTGCACCTGAAAACGGTTCTCTTGATAAAATTGCACAAAAATTAAAAGAAGAGAGCATAAAAGAGAGTAGTAAAACAGCTGAAACAGTAAAAAAAGAGAGTGCTAAAGCGACAACGGTTGTTGAAGAACCTAAAAAAGCAGAACCTAAAAAAGCAGCAGTTAAAGAAGCGGTTGTACCGGCATTTCCTGCACCCAAGACAGCTCATACACCTACTGCCGCGGACGATTCTATAGGAAGCCATTACATTCAAGTAGGTTCTTTTGAAAAGAGCCAGCCTGACGAAAAGTTATTGAGTTCTATTTCAAAATTAGGCTATAAATATAAATTTCATGAAGTTAAAATAAATTCTAGAACGGTAAGTAAAGTTTTAGTAGGTCCGTTTTCTTCGCAAGAAGAAGCAAGAAAAGCATTGGTAAAAGTAAGAAGTTCTGTTGAACCGGGCGCTTTTTTAACAAAAATATAATTAATTTATGCTCCTTTTGCGGGAGCAACTCTTTTTTAACAAGGTGCCCATTTGATTTACTCTAAACAATTTATACAAGACCAACTAGCTCCTATCGCTGTTTATGCAAAACTTAAAACACTTTTTAAAGATGAAATTTCATATCTTTTTGAAAGCGCCGGAGGAAGCGAAGGAAACTACAGCTTTATCTGTATCGGTGCAAGAGAGAGAATTCAGTATATAGATAATCAGACACTTTATACCGATATAAACGGTGTTGTACATACGAAAGAAGAATCTCCGTTTATTTTTTTAAAAAACTACTATAAAAATATAGATACTTCAATATATAAAAAAGCTACAAGTGAACTTAAAGTGGGCTTCGTAGACGGCTTTATCGGTTATATCGGTTATGATATGGTCAAGGTTTTTGAGCCAAAACTTCATACGACTATGGATGGTTTAAAAGATGAGTTAAATACTCCCGATTTGGATCTTATACTTCCGAAAATCGTTTTGGTTTATTCTCATAAAAATTATCAATTAACTCTTATTTCAACACTTAAAGAGATGAGCGATAAGTTTGAAGCGGTCGAAGCCGAACTAAAAAACTCTTATGAATATGTTCATATGAAGAGAAACATAGGGGATGACAAAGGCAGCTTTGCATTCTCTAAAGAGCAGTTTTTTGAGATGGTAGACAAATCAAAAGAGATGATAAGAAGCGGTGATGTTTTTCAAATCCTTATGACAAACCGTTTTACAAGAAAGATAAAAGTAGATCCGTTTAGTTTTTACAGAATACTCCGAAGCAAAAACCCATCACCTTATATGTTTTTGATGGAGTATGAGGATTTCAATATCGTCGGCTCTTCACCTGAGGTTATGGTAAGAGTTACAAACGGAGAGCTTCTGCTTCGCCCCATAGCGGGAACAAGAAAAAGGGGTGCTACAAAACAGAGAGATATGGAGCTAGAAGCTGAACTGCTTCAAGACCCAAAAGAGCTCTCAGAACATCTTATGCTTATAGATCTTGGAAGAAACGATGTTAGCCGTGTAGCAAAAACTGGAAGCGTAAAAGTTGAAAATATGATGCACATTGAGAGATTTTCGCATGTTATGCACATCGTCTCAGATGTTACGGCTACGCTTGCGGACGATAAAGATATGTTTGACCTCTTTATGGCGACTTTTACGGCAGGAACTATGACGGGTGCGCCAAAGATAAGAGCGATGGAGCTTATAGCAGAGTACGAGGGACTAAAGCGAGGTTTTTACAGCGGAAGCATAGGCTACTTTGGATTTGACGGCAATATGGACAGTGCTATCACCATAAGAACTGCTTTGGTAAAAGAGGACAAAGTTGTTCTTCAAGCGGGTGCAGGCGTTGTAGCCGACAGTCAAAATGAGCTTGAGTATTTGGAAGTAAAAAACAAACTCGGCGCTCTTGTTGCTTCGCTGGAAGATTTAGACTAAATGAAGTTATTTGCCGTATTTGGCGACCCTGTTGCGCACTCCCGCTCTCCTCTTATGCACAACAGCGTATTTAAAAACTTAAACTACAAAGCTTGCTACACGAGAATTCATCTTCAAGATGGTTCAAAACTAAGAGAGACTTTTTTTGCTCTGGGTCTTAGCGGCGCAAATATTACCGTTCCTCATAAGGAAGCGGCATACATGGCTTGTGATGAAGTTCGCGGTTTTGCAAAAAAAGTGGGTGTTGTAAATACACTTGTAAATGAAAACGGCAGATTAATCGGCTACAACACCGATGCGGACGGTTTTATGTTCGCCATAAAAGAGTTCGGAGACATAAAAAATATTTTAGTTTTAGGTGCGGGCGGAACTGCAAAAGCGTTGTCTGCAAGATTTATGGAAGATGGCATAAAAGTAAGCGTTTTAAACAGAAGCAAAGAGAGGCTTGCATACTTTAGAGAACTTGGTTGTGACTGCTTTATCTGGGAAGATTTTACAATCGGTAAGTATGATTTGGTTGTAAACACGACAAGTGCGGGGCTTAAAGATGAAGAGCTGCCGGCTCCATTAAAGTTGATAGAAAAAATTTTAGATAACTCATCTTTTGCGGCTGATGCTATCTACGGCAAAGTAACACCGTTTTTAAAACTCTCCAAAGGCAAAAACATCATCTGCAAAGACGGTGCCGATATGCTTCTGGGTCAAGGTGTTTTGGCAAATGAACTCTTTGTAAACTATGAGTTAAAAACAAATGACATCAAACTTCATATGTCAAAAAGTTTTGAACTTTGAAGCAGCAGCAATCGCCTGTCCGTAAGCGATTGCCCCGTCATTACTGACAAATTTCTCAGGCAAAATAACATCGGGAATCTTTCTCATAATCAACCTTAAAAGCACTCTGTTTTGAAACACTCCTCCGCTTAGAACTAATGGCAAATCGTACTTTTTGTGCATCCCATAAACAATCTCGACTATCGTGTTAAAAAATTTTGAAACCGCTACTCGCACATATTTTTCATCTAAAATCTGTTTTACTATTTGGCTAAAATCTATCTCGTTATCTTGCGTGCCAAACTCATAATACTCTGCAATATTTTCATCATATAGACTCTCTAAGAGCAGACCGCTCTCGCCCTCGTAACTGCAAACCTGAACTATATCCAAAAGAGATGCAACAGCATCAAAGAGTCGTCCGCAAGAGCTGCTAAGAGGTGCGTTTAGTCCGTTCCTCCATGCCCTAAGGAGTGTTTTTATCTCAGAGCTAGAAAAAGAGTTGATTGTCGGATTGTTAAGATTAAAAACTTCATTGCCGTATATCTCAAACAAGAAGCTAAGGGCAACACGCCTCGGCTCTTTTATAGCCTTCTCACCGCCGATAAGCTTAAAATATTTAAACTGCCCTATTCTTTCATACCCCTCCAAGTCACATACCAAAAACTCTCCGCCCCAAAGATTGCCGTCATCCCCATACCCTGTTCCGTCAAAACTCACACCCAAAACTTTTGTCGTTATACCATTTACACCCATAGTTGCCAAAATATGCGCATAGTGATGCTGAACTTGCAGTAACTCTATATCTTTGTTTTGCGCTTTTAACTCTTTGGCGTATTTGGTGGATTCATAGTTTGGATGTTTGTCGCAAACAACTACATCGGGAGTAAAATCATAAATCCTCTTTAGCGTCTCCATATGTGATTTGAAGTGGTTTATACTGGACAAACTTCCCAAATCCCCTATATATGGTGAGAGAATCACGCTATCTTCTACGGTTATGGCAACTGTGCTTTTCTGGTTTGCTCCAAGTGCCAAAATCTTTTTATCTGTTGTTTTTGGAAGTTTCAGATAAGTTGGCGCGTATCCTCTTGCATTTCTTAGCATAAATACTTTTTCATTTTCAACAAAGGCAACCGAGTCGTCGCAACTATTGAGTATCTCTCTGTTATGCTCCAAACAGTAGTCCCAAATCCCCAGTAGCTTTATAATATCATCATAAGCAGTACATAACGGCTCATCAGAGATATTTGCGCTTGTAGCGACTACGGGGCGGTTTAACTTTTGCAAGATAAGATGATGAAGAGGAGTATATGCCAAAAAAAGACCGATTTGATTGATATTTGGAGCGACAAAATCACTCAGTAGATTTCTTGCAAAACTAGACCCTGAATCAAGTTCAGGGTGACTCAAACTCAAAAACTTTGTCATTCCAAACTTGCTTTGGAATCTAATTTTTAGGTTATGCAAGAAGTCCGGTGCCTTATTATATCTTTTTTTAAGCAGGACAATCGGTCGTCTGTTTGAACAAAACAGTTCCTCCTCTTTTGCGTTCATATAAGCGATTTTTTTTGCAACATCAATATCTTTTACCATAATTCCAAAAGGTTTTGAGGGTCGTTTTTTTCTCTCTCGCAGAAGTTTCACGGCTTTATCATTTGAGGCATCGCAAACCAGATGATAACCGCCTATTCCCTTTATGGCTACAATCTTGCCCTCACTTATAGCTTGTACGACTATATCTACGATGTTTTTGGACTCTATTTTTGTACCGCTGTTGTCAAAAAGAGAGAGACTTGCGCCGCACTCGTGACACCCGATGGGCTGAGCGTGGTATCTCCTGTCTTTTGGATTTTCATACTCTGCCGCGCACTTTTTGCACATAACAAACTCATCCATAGATGTGTTTTTTCTATCATAGGGAAGATTTTTTATGATGCTGTATCTCGGACCGCAATTTGTGCATGTGATAAAGGGGTACTCAAATCTACGGTTGGTTTTATCGCTAAGTTCACTCTCGCACTCCGCGCACATTGCGATGTCTGAGGGTATATGGCTTGATAGAGTTTTGGTACTTTTGCTCATCTCTATGCTAAAGCCCTCAAACGATTTTGTTTTTTTTATTTGAGTGATTTTTATGGAGTCTATCTCGCAAAGGGGCGGTCTGCTTTGTCTGATTTTTTGGACAAATAGATTCATATCTTCTTGGCAGGCATCAAGCAGTATCGACACGCCGTAACCGTTGTTTGAAACTTGACCATTTAGCCCCGATGAAACGGCAAGGTTGTAGATAAAAGGACGAAAACCAACCCCCTGCACCACTCCTCTTATCTCTATTGAATAAAACATAATTTAAAATCCTATCATAGACTGCCGCGCTGCGCTCGCAGTGACATATGTTCAGTCATTGCGTTTTGCCAGTGGCTAAATGGGCTAAATCCACTCACTAGCAGTGACAACACCTCGTCATTGCGAGAAGCTTGCGACGAAGCAATCTCTATGTGTTCTAAATGTTGCTTTCGTATGACAGAGTGCTTAACTGTATTTATAGTGACAAAAAAATCAAATCTCATTTACTCCAGCTCCAAACTCATCAAATACATCTCTTCGCCGTCAAGAACCTTTAAGTCGAAACTCCCGCATTTTGGACATACAAACTCATTTTTCTCAAGTTCCGACTCAGCCAGACAGCTGTTGCAGTACACTTTTACTTTTTGAAGATTTATAACCAACTCCGCATTATGACATATTGTGCCGAGCCTAAACATCTCGTAAGCTTCACGCAGAAGATGAGGCTCAACTCCGCTAAGTACGCCTATTTTAACGACGACTTTTGTTACTTTTTTTGCAGAGTTTTTTCTTGCATGTTCCTCGCAACTGTCAATAAGCGAGAGCACGATGCTATACTCATGCATTTAGCAAATCCTTGGGAGCAGTTCACCGCTTGGCATATCTAAAAACCTCTGCGTCTGCCACGCCGAATTTATAATGACTTTTTTTGGATGCAGATTTGTCACTTTGCCGATGATGGAAGCATTTTTATTAAATGTTTTCAAAATCTGCTCTGCCCTCCCTGCTTCTTCTTTTTTAACTGCAAGCAAAAATGTTCCCTCATTTGCCAGAGACATAGCATCAAACCCTAAAAGCTCGCAAAGTCCCATAACTTCGTCACTTATAACGATTTTGCTCTCATCTGCCTCTATACAGATATTTGACTGTTTTGCCCACTCGTTTAACACCGCACTAACTCCGCCGCGCGTTGCATCTCTCATAGCCGTTATATCTATGCCGGCATCTATCAAACTCTTTACGGTTGGATAAAGAGAAGTGCAGTCGCTCATAAGAGAGCTGCTTAACTCAATCCCCTCGCGTGATGCAAAAATAGTCGCCCCATGACACCCGATATCACGACTAAGAAGTATGATATCATCCTCTGTTATGCTGTTTGAGCTTATACCGCTTTGCAAAATTTCGCCTATGCCAGTCGTGTTTATAAATATCTTATCAACACTTCCTTTGGGCACCACTTTTGTATCACCGCTCACTATTTGTGCGCCGTTTACCTCTAGCTCTTTTTGCATAGATGAAACTATGCGTTCAAGCTCATCTACGCTAAAACCCTCTTCGATTATCACGCTGCAAGTAAGATATTTCGGCTTCGCACCCATCATAGAGAGGTCGTT
Encoded proteins:
- a CDS encoding GGDEF domain-containing protein, with the protein product MQKNDLKALIEEIYENLLERIDADENATKGQVVNYLKDAIDIVSNINDKDIDSIEHAKAAFSNSYKELVSQSLSSYKSTNQKFGELTQLNEQTLQKCNNKQIDLETLTTKFSEIQTHMTDEVKKANQIISELSEKVRTLEETTNLDPLTKVFNRRALISYLNGVCSNKNIPYSLHVLMLDIDHFKAINDTYGHIAGDKILIFISNILRKTLRDGDKIFRFGGEEFTVILNRNNDEDSEAIANRILKLICSNKLVYMGENISVTASIGMTKFVENDTPDTLLSRADKALYASKHNGKNMVSKVMK
- a CDS encoding CvpA family protein, translating into MALSYFDIVVSIIILFLGLKGIINGFFKELFGLLGIIGGIFIASRVGENVGKLVSDSIFKLQSSAAVSFTGFLITLALFWLFMVGVGALFKKLSSVSGLGVFDKTLGFIFSASKFFLIASVIAYAAYNVKAVKTNIDQMMKNSIVFPMLVKIGSVIMKLDAIEISQDLNKSINKSTEMMQENISETLQNSTLKTLEETKKILNETVEQNTPNKESR
- a CDS encoding Fur family transcriptional regulator, with the translated sequence MSEITTDFNYKTVAYKQLLNNFKELLKKNNLKFTIQREVILETLYNSDEHLTPESLHNLIQEKFPDLKTGIATVYRTLSLLEESDMVTSLSFGAQGKKYELGAKHHHDHFICTVCGSITEFVDGQIEARQHKIAKELGFNMQDHSMQIYGICKNCQN
- the lysS gene encoding lysine--tRNA ligase — its product is MVFDNKFIQQRIEKAELLRKEGINPYSNNSKRNTTIEKFLNVNSDIINKENKRDENRHYTLSGRIKLFRIMGKASFIQIEDESGVLQVYVARDHLKEDFYNETFKKNIEVGDIVEVSGYPFVTGQGELSLHADELRLLTKAISPLPEKFHGITDKETRYRKRYLDLIMNADVRKTFKIRSKVISLTRRFFEDKGFLEVETPMMHPIAGGANAKPFITHHNALGIDRYLRIAPELYLKRLIVGGFEAVFEINRNFRNEGMDATHNPEFTSIEFYWAYKTYKDLIEITKEYFRYLFDHLNLPTQLPYGDMEVDFSRFSEVPLIESLTTIGGVPQDIVNDKEKIVAFLKSKNIQVKNGLNLGQLQGELFDEFVEEKLINPTFITEYPVEISPLARRSDKNPAITERFELFIAGREIANAFSELNDPIDQLQRFEAQGAAKENGDDEAHEMDLDFIEALSYGMAPTAGQGIGIDRLVMLLTNEHSIRDVLLFPAMKPLHNEEKNEENE
- a CDS encoding serine hydroxymethyltransferase, producing MGFLQDYDKEIFDLCEKELERQTDHLEMIASENFTLPAVMEAMGSVFTNKYAEGYPGKRYYGGCEYADGVEQLAIDRACKLFGCNFANVQPHSGSQANAAVYAALLNAGDKLLGMDLSHGGHLTHGSKPSFSGKNYHSFTYGVELDGRMNYDKIMEIAKAVQPKIIVCGASAYAREIDFAKFREIADAVGAILFADIAHVAGLVAAGEHPSPFPHAHVVTTTTHKTLAGPRGGMIMTNDEEMAKKLNSAIFPGIQGGPLVHVIAAKAVGFKYNLSPEWKEYAKQVKANARVLGEVLVKRGYELVSGGTDNHLILLSFINRDFSGKDADIALGNAGITVNKNTVPGETRSPFVTSGIRIGSPALTSRGMKEKEFEFIANKIADVLDDINNTELQANIKKELKALAQNFVIYNQSTY
- a CDS encoding DUF1882 domain-containing protein; the protein is MTAMDLKLIKMLTDHYWIKKDEVVNKIVFKGRTFYNKFEKVNSTLSQSVINQHTKGEITVAHSLINKLGKVENIVIDYNGRDPERFYHKTQLLLREEGFINFTAFKTKTEGHLHVYIHKGHTTLQEAIQLGKMISMKLAAKQPKQWRMFPNDEMPEEYNILTLPYEVYSKERGASWSKHM
- a CDS encoding SPOR domain-containing protein; the encoded protein is MEEEKNQLNDIILNKNSSSAGNKKIILAVATLGIILIIVVMLMNSLASSGTKNLPQAALPPEPQKEIIAGNNEPLFEEVKVVQEGAPENGSLDKIAQKLKEESIKESSKTAETVKKESAKATTVVEEPKKAEPKKAAVKEAVVPAFPAPKTAHTPTAADDSIGSHYIQVGSFEKSQPDEKLLSSISKLGYKYKFHEVKINSRTVSKVLVGPFSSQEEARKALVKVRSSVEPGAFLTKI
- a CDS encoding chorismate-binding protein — translated: MIYSKQFIQDQLAPIAVYAKLKTLFKDEISYLFESAGGSEGNYSFICIGARERIQYIDNQTLYTDINGVVHTKEESPFIFLKNYYKNIDTSIYKKATSELKVGFVDGFIGYIGYDMVKVFEPKLHTTMDGLKDELNTPDLDLILPKIVLVYSHKNYQLTLISTLKEMSDKFEAVEAELKNSYEYVHMKRNIGDDKGSFAFSKEQFFEMVDKSKEMIRSGDVFQILMTNRFTRKIKVDPFSFYRILRSKNPSPYMFLMEYEDFNIVGSSPEVMVRVTNGELLLRPIAGTRKRGATKQRDMELEAELLQDPKELSEHLMLIDLGRNDVSRVAKTGSVKVENMMHIERFSHVMHIVSDVTATLADDKDMFDLFMATFTAGTMTGAPKIRAMELIAEYEGLKRGFYSGSIGYFGFDGNMDSAITIRTALVKEDKVVLQAGAGVVADSQNELEYLEVKNKLGALVASLEDLD
- a CDS encoding shikimate dehydrogenase; the protein is MKLFAVFGDPVAHSRSPLMHNSVFKNLNYKACYTRIHLQDGSKLRETFFALGLSGANITVPHKEAAYMACDEVRGFAKKVGVVNTLVNENGRLIGYNTDADGFMFAIKEFGDIKNILVLGAGGTAKALSARFMEDGIKVSVLNRSKERLAYFRELGCDCFIWEDFTIGKYDLVVNTTSAGLKDEELPAPLKLIEKILDNSSFAADAIYGKVTPFLKLSKGKNIICKDGADMLLGQGVLANELFVNYELKTNDIKLHMSKSFEL